In the Neospora caninum Liverpool complete genome, chromosome Ia genome, one interval contains:
- a CDS encoding putative ATP-dependent Clp protease adaptor domain-containing protein, with the protein MERIEKEEVSEEETTTQEKKKEEKEIEDDQKKQAERRERLKAWQVVLHNDDIHAIPHVTDLLVDAVPSLTKAKAHSITVHAHKTGLALILRTWREKAVEIYRKLKASGLTISLVPSKRKDKQEGGGESDGTRGMDGEDGGDNNLQDEDNDDSDDRD; encoded by the exons AGAAGtcagcgaagaggagactaCAAcgcaagaaaagaagaaagaagaaaaagaaataGAAGACGACCAAAAGAAGCAGgcggagcggagagagcgctTGAAAGCGTGGCAGGTGGTCCTTCACAACGATGATATTCACGC CATCCCTCACGTCACAGATCTGCTGGTCGACGCGGTGCCGTCCCTGACCAAGGCAAAAGCTCACTCCATAACGGTCCATGCACACAAAACGGGTCTCGCTCTCATTCTCCgaacgtggagagaaaaagcggtAGAAATCTATCGGA AACTGAAAGCAAGCGGGCTAACCATCTCGCTCGTCCCCagcaagaggaaagacaagcagGAGGGCGGAggggaaagcgacggaaCACGCGGCATGGATGGCGAAGATGGAGGTGATAACAATCTGCAGGATGAAGACAACGATGACAGTGACGATCGTGACTGA